From Triticum urartu cultivar G1812 chromosome 2, Tu2.1, whole genome shotgun sequence, a single genomic window includes:
- the LOC125540965 gene encoding NAC domain-containing protein 92-like → MSDVTAVMDLEVEEPKLALPPGFRFHPTDEEVVTHYLTRKVLRESFSCQVIADVDLNKTEPWDLPGKAKMGEKEWFFFVHKGRKYPTGTRTNRATEKGYWKATGKDKEIFRGKGRDAVLVGMKKTLVFYTGRAPSGGKTPWVMHEYRLEGELPHRLPRTAKDDWAVCRVFNKDSAAKNAPQMAPAAGGAMEDPLAFLDDLLIDTNLNLFDDADLPMLMDSPSGADDFAGASSSTSSAALPLEPDAEHLTIKMEPPPPQQQQMQSPDYFMPATANGNLGGAGYSTYQAVVDQQAAIRMYCKPKAEVASSSALGLDMGALAGADTSFLMPSSRSCLDLEELFRGEALMDYSDMWKI, encoded by the exons ATGTCCGACGTGACGGCGGTGATGGATCTGGAGGTGGAGGAGCCGAAGCTGGCGCTTCCACCGGGCTTCCGGTTCCACCCCACCGACGAAGAGGTGGTCACCCACTACCTCACCCGCAAGGTCCTCCGCGAATCCTTTTCctgccaagtgatcgccgacgtCGACCTCAACAAGACCGAGCCGTGGGATCTCCCCG GGAAGGCGAAGATGGGCGAGAAGGAGTGGTTCTTTTTCGTGCACAAGGGCCGGAAGTACCCGACGGGGACGCGCACCAACCGCGCGACGGAGAAGGGGTACTGGAAGGCGACGGGGAAGGATAAGGAGATCTTTCGCGGCAAGGGCCGGGACGCCGTCCTCGTCGGCATGAAGAAGACGCTCGTCTTCTACACCGGCCGCGCCCCCAGCGGCGGGAAGACGCCGTGGGTGATGCACGAGTACCGCCTCGAGGGCGAGCTGCCCCATCGCCTTCCCCGCACCGCCAAG GACGATTGGGCTGTTTGCCGGGTGTTCAACAAAGACTCGGCGGCGAAGAATGCTCCGCAAAtggcgccggcggccggcggGGCCATGGAGGACCCGCTCGCCTTCCTCGATGACTTGCTCATCGACACCAACCTCAACCTGTTCGACGACGCAGACCTGCCGATGCTCATGGACTCTCCGTCTGGCGCTGACGACTTCGCCGGCGCTTCGAGCTCCACCTCCAGCGCCGCCCTGCCGCTCGAGCCGGACGCGGAGCATTTGACTATCAAgatggagccgccgccgccgcagcagcAGCAGATGCAGAGCCCAGACTACTTCATGCCGGCGACGGCCAACGGCAATCTTGGCGGTGCCGGGTACTCAACCTACCAGGCTGTGGTGGACCAGCAGGCCGCGATCCGCATGTACTGCAAGCCGAAGGCGGAGGTAGCGTCTTCGTCGGCGCTGGGCTTGGACATGGGGGCGCTCGCCGGCGCGGACACCTCGTTCCTGATGCCGTCGTCGCGGTCGTGCCTCGATCTGGAGGAGCTGTTCCGGGGCGAGGCTCTCATGGACTACTCCGACATGTGGAAGATCTGA